The Stigmatella aurantiaca DNA window TTCGATCTCGCCCAGCTCGATCCGGTAGCCCCGCAGCTTCACCTGCCCGTCGGCACGGCCCATGAACTCCAGGTTCCCGTCCGCCCGGTACTTCGCCCGGTCTCCGGTCCGGTATAGCCGGGCCCCCGGCTGCGCACTGAACGGGTCCGGAATGAAGCTGCTGGCCGTCAGCTCCGCCCGGCCCAGGTACCCCCGGCCCACACCCTCTCCTCCGATGTACAGCTCTCCCGTCACCCCCACCGGCACCGGCTCCAGCTCCTTGCCCAGCACGTACAGCCGCGTGTTGGGATAGGGCTTGCCGAACGGCGGCTTGCCCTGCCCCGCCTCGCACCGCTTGCTCGCCGTGGTGATGCTGGCCTCTGTCGGCCCGTACTGCTGGATGAAACGCCGCCCCGGCGCCCACCGGTCCACCAGCTCCGCTGGGCACGCCTCTCCTCCCACCACCAGCGTGCGCAGCGGGCTGTCCTCCTCGTACGGCAGCGCCGCCAGCACCGGCGTGGCCACCATCAGCTGCGTAATGCCCTGCTCCCGGATGAAACGCGCCATCTCCGGCCCGGGCATCAGTGCCTCCGGCGGTGCGAACACCACCGTGCCTCCGTGCAGCAGTGGCAGCAGCAGCTCCTGCACCGCCGCGTCAAACCCGATGGAGGCGAACGGCATCAGCCTCTGCCCGGGCCCCATCTGGCTCTCCCGCTGCGAGCCTCTCAGCGTGTTGAGCACGCTGCGGTGCTCTATCAGCACCCCCTTGGGCTTGCCCGTCGAGCCCGAGGTGTAGATGACGTACGCCAGGTTCTCCGGCACCACCTCCACCTGTGGCGCCTGCTCCGGCTGCTGGGTGAACTGCTCCCACTCCACGTCCAGCAGCACCCGCTGCTCTCCGTACGACGGCACCTCGTATGCCAGCCGCTCCTGCGTCACCAGCACCGGCGCGCCCGCGTCGCTCAGCATGTACCCCAGCCGCTCCATCGGGTGCGCCGCGTCCAGCGGCAGGTAAGCACCACCTGCCTTCAGGATTCCCAGCACCCCCACCACCAGCTCCACGCCCTTGTCCAGGCACAGGCCCACCACCACATCCGGGCCCACCCCTCGCTCTCTCAGGTAGTGCGCCAGCTGGTTGGCGTACCCCTCCACCTGCCGGTA harbors:
- a CDS encoding non-ribosomal peptide synthetase produces the protein YSTELYEEETIQRMLGHLTRLLEAVAGNAEQRVSKLPLMSLQERQRVVEEWNATGAEVERACLHEVFAQQAQRTPEAVAVSYEGTELTYRQVEGYANQLAHYLRERGVGPDVVVGLCLDKGVELVVGVLGILKAGGAYLPLDAAHPMERLGYMLSDAGAPVLVTQERLAYEVPSYGEQRVLLDVEWEQFTQQPEQAPQVEVVPENLAYVIYTSGSTGKPKGVLIEHRSVLNTLRGSQRESQMGPGQRLMPFASIGFDAAVQELLLPLLHGGTVVFAPPEALMPGPEMARFIREQGITQLMVATPVLAALPYEEDSPLRTLVVGGEACPAELVDRWAPGRRFIQQYGPTEASITTASKRCEAGQGKPPFGKPYPNTRLYVLGKELEPVPVGVTGELYIGGEGVGRGYLGRAELTASSFIPDPFSAQPGARLYRTGDRAKYRADGNLEFMGRADGQVKLRGYRIELGEIE